A part of Flexistipes sp. genomic DNA contains:
- a CDS encoding 2Fe-2S iron-sulfur cluster binding domain-containing protein: protein MLFNKKYNVTIKNRNITLEAKSGTNLYKLLKENDIPISSLCNGNGQCGKCKVKISSPAGGEINKPTKKDRLILALMNLENGYRLACEYIIRSDIVVDTEEWNVSSGKDPDILGVKKKNKDAAEEEQKPAEEIKVKDEEPGPEEDFESVESSESQNQSEYKADYEPEVKEGEEGGVSVEEDEDQTYGVRDGLLLIQYPGGVKYYVYAAGINNIASEGLVKISEPLTDILDNNILSDFIHDNIDIPDLDRVIIILDKEYFNGEIFFKLVNYHSFEIGTLKCEVLQPYNDPKNLLTFLRLLNSVNGQNLQVALDNLRFSYFLKDGIFYFLNSEYVSDTIDIDRLLTTGKNPIIDIADDLTHVTMKDDLKEPDSIALPALLKTIKILMRIGAVNNNFVLKDRNELVDELKLEHLVKFSKRNEGNMFYIYRKKDVEIFLSQQMLDQLRELKIYLMTLTDFVQKELGNIENIIIQNLTHYDYLVNNLFDLSILPKYYSKKTKFYSGDPTILASKFFTEQDVKTFIESRISDMREIELYKNEEFNKRYDKIERKLTS from the coding sequence ATGTTATTCAATAAAAAATATAATGTAACAATAAAAAACAGAAATATTACACTGGAAGCAAAGTCCGGTACCAATCTTTATAAACTTTTGAAAGAAAATGATATTCCCATATCTTCCCTTTGTAACGGAAACGGTCAGTGCGGCAAATGCAAGGTGAAAATATCATCTCCGGCCGGAGGGGAAATCAATAAACCCACCAAAAAGGACCGTCTGATTTTAGCGCTGATGAATCTGGAAAACGGCTACAGGCTTGCCTGTGAATATATCATCAGATCAGATATTGTTGTGGATACCGAAGAGTGGAATGTTTCTTCCGGCAAAGATCCGGATATACTTGGAGTAAAAAAGAAAAATAAAGATGCGGCTGAAGAGGAACAAAAACCTGCTGAGGAAATCAAAGTGAAAGATGAAGAGCCAGGCCCGGAGGAAGATTTTGAAAGCGTGGAATCTTCCGAATCCCAAAATCAATCTGAGTATAAGGCAGATTATGAGCCTGAGGTTAAAGAAGGTGAAGAGGGGGGAGTTTCGGTTGAAGAGGATGAAGATCAGACTTACGGTGTCAGGGATGGCTTGCTTCTTATCCAATATCCCGGCGGTGTGAAATATTATGTGTATGCAGCAGGGATAAACAATATCGCATCCGAAGGTCTGGTTAAAATAAGTGAGCCGCTTACCGATATTCTTGACAATAACATACTGTCTGACTTTATTCACGATAATATAGATATTCCCGATTTGGACAGAGTGATTATAATTCTGGACAAGGAATACTTTAACGGTGAAATATTTTTTAAGCTTGTCAACTACCATTCTTTTGAAATCGGAACACTAAAATGTGAAGTGTTGCAGCCCTACAATGACCCTAAAAATCTGCTGACATTTTTAAGGCTTCTTAATTCTGTTAATGGGCAGAATCTTCAGGTTGCGCTGGATAATCTGAGGTTTTCTTATTTTTTGAAAGACGGCATTTTTTACTTTTTAAATTCTGAGTACGTTTCCGATACTATAGATATAGACAGACTGCTCACCACAGGCAAAAATCCCATTATTGATATTGCAGACGATTTGACTCATGTAACAATGAAGGACGATTTAAAGGAACCGGATTCCATCGCTCTGCCCGCATTGCTGAAAACAATCAAAATTCTCATGAGAATAGGAGCAGTCAATAACAATTTTGTTCTAAAAGACAGAAATGAATTGGTGGATGAGCTAAAACTGGAGCATCTGGTCAAGTTTTCAAAGAGAAATGAAGGTAATATGTTTTATATCTACAGGAAGAAGGATGTTGAAATATTTCTGAGTCAGCAGATGCTTGACCAGCTGAGGGAGCTGAAAATATATCTGATGACACTGACTGATTTTGTTCAAAAAGAACTGGGCAATATCGAAAACATAATAATACAGAATCTTACCCACTATGATTATCTGGTGAACAATCTCTTCGATTTATCAATACTGCCCAAATATTATTCCAAAAAGACAAAATTTTATTCAGGGGATCCCACTATTCTGGCTTCCAAGTTTTTTACAGAGCAGGATGTTAAAACGTTCATTGAATCAAGAATAAGCGATATGAGAGAAATTGAGCTTTATAAAAATGAAGAGTTTAACAAAAGGTATGATAAAATAGAGCGCAAACTTACTTCTTAA
- a CDS encoding response regulator → MNDYSVLVVDDEEHTRLGYAEVLRIDGYDVDVAQNGAEGLKKAERKEYQVIVTDLRMPEMDGMTFIEKLRNFDPEARVIVITAFGTFKTYKKTKEMGVVSFLNKPVRARDLKEAVADILKK, encoded by the coding sequence ATGAACGATTACAGCGTTTTGGTAGTAGATGATGAGGAGCACACCAGACTCGGCTATGCGGAAGTTCTGAGAATTGACGGCTATGATGTGGACGTTGCCCAAAACGGCGCTGAAGGTCTCAAAAAGGCTGAAAGAAAAGAATACCAGGTAATTGTCACGGATCTGCGTATGCCTGAAATGGACGGCATGACTTTTATAGAAAAACTCAGAAATTTCGACCCGGAAGCAAGGGTTATTGTTATCACGGCATTCGGAACATTCAAAACATACAAAAAGACCAAAGAGATGGGCGTGGTTTCATTTCTGAACAAACCAGTAAGAGCCAGGGATTTGAAGGAAGCAGTGGCAGATATACTTAAGAAGTAA
- the hfq gene encoding RNA chaperone Hfq, producing MSLYAQVEFVYLQNARTRDVPLLFILSNKERFRGKIVGFDQYNIIIDDCDIKTNIYKQDLATIAAARNVIDIEYISKIYYQMHQGKHPKHMRPPMQDIFLNEVRKSKSPITAFLRNGVKVKGLLVGFDDYTLLTTYEDRQQLIYKTAISTIYPLYQSGEIIKYDGER from the coding sequence ATGTCTTTATACGCTCAGGTTGAGTTTGTTTATTTGCAAAATGCGCGCACCCGTGATGTGCCTTTACTCTTTATTTTATCTAACAAAGAGAGATTCAGAGGCAAAATCGTCGGTTTTGATCAGTACAATATAATTATAGATGACTGCGATATCAAAACAAATATTTACAAACAGGATTTGGCTACAATAGCCGCTGCAAGAAATGTTATAGATATAGAATATATCAGCAAAATATACTATCAGATGCACCAGGGAAAGCATCCCAAGCACATGCGCCCGCCTATGCAGGATATATTTCTCAATGAGGTAAGGAAATCCAAGTCTCCGATAACGGCTTTCCTGAGAAACGGTGTAAAGGTTAAAGGTCTGCTTGTGGGCTTTGATGATTATACACTTCTTACGACATATGAGGACAGGCAGCAACTGATTTACAAGACCGCTATCTCAACGATATACCCTCTCTATCAAAGCGGTGAAATAATAAAATATGACGGTGAGAGGTAA
- a CDS encoding nucleotidyltransferase family protein: MVSAKNELTKEQILQYLREHKKELYEKYGVRKIGLFGSYAYGAANSDSDIDIAVEITRNNKTLHNFLSLKRDLEETFGRQVDLGIENNLKPFIKEKVEREIIYV; the protein is encoded by the coding sequence ATGGTTTCTGCAAAAAATGAGCTGACAAAAGAGCAGATTCTTCAATACTTACGTGAACATAAAAAAGAATTATATGAGAAATATGGTGTCCGGAAAATCGGACTTTTCGGCAGCTATGCATATGGAGCAGCAAATAGTGACAGCGATATTGATATAGCAGTGGAAATAACCAGAAATAACAAAACGCTTCATAATTTTCTGAGCTTAAAAAGGGACCTGGAAGAAACTTTTGGCAGACAGGTTGATCTGGGCATTGAAAATAATTTAAAGCCATTTATTAAGGAAAAAGTTGAGCGGGAAATTATATATGTCTAA
- a CDS encoding HepT-like ribonuclease domain-containing protein, with the protein MSKRDIRLFLFDIKTSVDAVQSYVEGMSYDDFINDRKTYNAVIREFEIIGEAVKHLPSDLLSKYNEVEWSDIKDFRNLLIHEYFGVDLEIVWNTVCSDVPMLKQAIETIITENT; encoded by the coding sequence ATGTCTAAAAGGGATATAAGGCTTTTTCTCTTTGATATTAAAACCTCTGTGGATGCTGTCCAAAGTTATGTTGAAGGCATGAGCTACGATGACTTTATTAATGACAGGAAAACTTACAATGCCGTAATCAGAGAATTTGAAATTATTGGTGAAGCAGTAAAACACCTGCCTTCTGATCTGCTTTCAAAATACAATGAAGTGGAATGGAGTGATATAAAAGATTTTAGAAACCTGCTTATTCACGAATATTTTGGAGTTGATCTGGAAATCGTCTGGAATACTGTATGCTCCGATGTACCTATGCTAAAACAGGCTATAGAGACGATTATTACAGAAAATACCTAA
- a CDS encoding nucleotidyltransferase family protein — protein sequence MPAAKNELTKEQILQYLREHKKELYEKYGVRKIGLFGSYARNENKKSSDIDIVVELESDNKFRSFFELKYYLEESLDMEVDLGIESAVKKEVRNQINRDIIYV from the coding sequence ATGCCCGCTGCAAAAAATGAGCTGACAAAAGAGCAGATTCTTCAATACTTACGTGAACATAAAAAAGAATTATATGAGAAATATGGTGTCCGGAAAATCGGACTTTTCGGCAGCTATGCAAGGAATGAAAACAAAAAAAGCAGTGATATAGACATAGTCGTAGAGTTAGAAAGTGACAATAAATTCAGAAGTTTTTTTGAGCTAAAATATTATCTGGAAGAATCTTTAGATATGGAAGTAGATTTAGGTATAGAAAGTGCTGTAAAAAAGGAAGTGAGAAACCAGATAAACCGGGATATAATCTATGTATAA
- a CDS encoding HepT-like ribonuclease domain-containing protein — MYNRDINLYINDILDSAEAIKDFVDNMDYEDFCNDRKTFSATIREYIVIGEAISSIMEILEKKFPKYPWRMIKDFRNFIVHEYFGIDKKIVWDLTSKELDELIKNIQILKKDYDI, encoded by the coding sequence ATGTATAATCGTGATATAAATCTTTATATAAATGATATCCTCGATTCAGCAGAAGCTATTAAAGATTTTGTCGATAATATGGACTATGAAGATTTTTGCAATGACAGAAAAACTTTCAGTGCTACAATAAGGGAGTATATTGTAATTGGAGAGGCTATATCGTCAATTATGGAGATATTGGAGAAAAAGTTCCCTAAGTATCCTTGGCGGATGATTAAAGATTTTAGAAACTTTATTGTACATGAGTATTTTGGCATTGATAAAAAAATTGTCTGGGATTTAACTTCAAAAGAACTTGATGAACTGATAAAAAACATTCAAATTCTGAAAAAAGATTACGACATTTAA
- a CDS encoding sigma-54-dependent transcriptional regulator: MSANVNTVSNIIGANSGLKSVLDKIHEYAHLDQPITLLAENGAGKEAIARAIHKASKRSSATFIRVNSASVPKSLQWEYLFGDNNAQSRENMGWFGKAHRGTLLLDEVGSLSNDSQSSLLEVISNGTLTNKSDKPVSIDVRLVVSVSDNIQEMIKKGLFLSELWERLSVFTIEIPPLRKRLDDIADLADYFAKRAAERLGFYPRSLSEYDVKVLKSYGWPGNVRELASVMERAVILGEGKTLKIKEALGGGFEDISEIKPLDTVIKNHIEKVLRHCKGQVEGRNGAAHLLQINPNTLRGKMKKLNIDPNEFREEHK, translated from the coding sequence TTGAGCGCTAATGTTAATACTGTAAGCAACATTATTGGTGCCAATTCAGGCTTGAAGAGTGTTTTGGATAAAATCCATGAATATGCACATCTTGATCAGCCTATTACGCTTCTGGCAGAGAACGGAGCCGGCAAGGAAGCTATAGCAAGGGCTATACATAAAGCTTCCAAGAGATCCTCAGCAACATTTATCAGGGTAAACAGTGCTTCCGTACCAAAAAGCCTGCAGTGGGAATATCTGTTCGGTGATAACAATGCTCAAAGCAGAGAAAACATGGGCTGGTTTGGTAAAGCACACAGAGGCACCCTTCTCCTTGATGAAGTAGGCTCCCTTTCAAACGATTCCCAGTCCAGTCTGCTTGAAGTCATATCAAACGGCACTCTTACAAATAAATCAGATAAGCCTGTAAGCATTGACGTGAGGCTTGTGGTTTCAGTCAGCGATAATATTCAGGAAATGATTAAGAAAGGTCTCTTTCTATCAGAATTATGGGAGCGTTTATCCGTTTTTACCATTGAAATCCCGCCTTTGAGAAAACGTCTGGACGATATAGCCGATCTGGCCGATTATTTTGCAAAAAGGGCAGCAGAGAGACTGGGATTTTATCCACGCTCTCTTTCGGAATATGATGTTAAAGTTTTAAAATCCTACGGGTGGCCGGGTAATGTGAGAGAGCTTGCTTCGGTGATGGAGAGGGCGGTTATACTTGGCGAAGGAAAAACCCTTAAAATAAAAGAGGCTTTAGGCGGCGGCTTTGAAGATATTTCTGAGATTAAGCCTTTGGATACAGTTATTAAAAATCATATAGAGAAAGTTCTGCGGCACTGTAAAGGACAGGTGGAGGGTAGAAACGGAGCCGCTCATCTTTTACAGATTAATCCCAATACGCTGCGTGGAAAGATGAAAAAGTTGAATATCGATCCCAATGAATTCAGGGAGGAACATAAATGA
- a CDS encoding SLC13 family permease produces MTPEIAFTLIILVLMILGMVFEWFAPDVIMFSALGIFLLTGILDPVDALSGFSNKGMMTVAVLFPIAFAVQKSGFLSAMADRFIGKAKDGRKSLLKIMLPVFGLSSFLNNTPVVAMFIPTVRDWALKSKISPSKFLIPLSYASIFGGICTLIGTSTNLVVSGMLYDYRNISLNIFDITLIGVPCAIGGFAFMMFIGHKLLPNKPDLLNSFAKAGIEYLYEMKVKGENLTGKTVETAGLRNLEDIYLVTLVRNGSQISPVKPSEKLYKDDILLFSGKADGIKKLQAIEGLEPIHDDDFCRELLEKGKARFTEVVVSNSSPMLDKTIKEGNFRSRYDAAVVAVHRHGEKLNEGIGNLKLKAGDTLLLITGDDFINIWSGSRDFYLISKGDKIPIVDKRKSWISLISVLAMILSATFGITSIFTAAFVVLVVLLLTKTLSVFEARRSLELNVIIVIAAALGVSKALEQTGTAGYLASFIVNSVGSFGNIGYLAAIYFSTTLLTEIITNNAAAALVFPIAMSLSAQLGLSPMPFAMAIAVAASASFSTPLGYQTNLMVYGPGGYKFSDFLKIGIPLNLTYMIISVILIPFIWSF; encoded by the coding sequence ATGACTCCTGAAATTGCCTTTACGCTGATAATTTTAGTCTTGATGATTCTGGGAATGGTTTTTGAGTGGTTTGCTCCTGATGTGATAATGTTCAGCGCACTGGGTATTTTTCTTTTAACGGGTATACTGGATCCTGTTGACGCTCTCAGCGGTTTTTCAAATAAAGGTATGATGACTGTAGCTGTTTTGTTTCCCATAGCCTTTGCCGTACAAAAATCCGGATTCTTATCTGCAATGGCGGATCGTTTTATAGGTAAAGCCAAAGACGGTCGAAAATCCCTTCTTAAGATTATGCTCCCTGTATTCGGTCTTTCTTCCTTTTTAAATAATACACCGGTGGTGGCAATGTTTATCCCTACTGTAAGGGACTGGGCGCTTAAAAGTAAAATCTCACCTTCCAAGTTCCTGATTCCTCTTTCATATGCTTCTATTTTCGGCGGTATCTGCACTCTGATAGGCACTTCAACCAATCTTGTTGTAAGCGGGATGCTGTATGATTACAGAAATATTTCACTGAATATCTTTGATATTACACTGATAGGTGTTCCATGCGCCATAGGCGGGTTTGCATTTATGATGTTTATCGGTCACAAACTGCTGCCTAACAAACCCGATCTTCTTAATTCGTTTGCCAAAGCAGGTATTGAATACCTTTATGAAATGAAAGTAAAAGGAGAAAATCTTACAGGAAAAACGGTTGAAACTGCAGGTTTGAGGAATTTGGAGGACATATACCTTGTAACACTTGTAAGAAATGGAAGTCAGATTTCACCGGTAAAACCATCGGAAAAATTATATAAAGATGACATACTTCTTTTCTCGGGCAAAGCCGACGGTATTAAGAAATTACAGGCTATAGAAGGTCTTGAGCCCATACATGATGACGACTTTTGCAGAGAGTTGCTGGAGAAAGGCAAGGCAAGATTTACGGAAGTCGTTGTTTCAAATTCATCCCCAATGCTGGATAAGACAATTAAAGAGGGCAACTTCAGAAGCCGTTACGATGCTGCAGTGGTTGCTGTTCACAGACACGGGGAAAAACTGAACGAAGGCATAGGTAATCTGAAGCTTAAAGCAGGTGATACACTGTTATTGATAACGGGTGATGATTTTATAAATATCTGGAGTGGTTCCAGAGATTTTTATCTTATAAGCAAAGGTGATAAGATACCGATTGTTGATAAGCGCAAATCGTGGATATCACTTATTTCGGTACTTGCAATGATATTGTCTGCTACTTTTGGTATCACAAGTATTTTTACTGCTGCATTTGTGGTTTTGGTAGTGCTTTTGCTCACCAAAACACTTTCCGTATTTGAGGCGAGAAGATCACTGGAATTGAACGTTATAATAGTTATTGCAGCAGCCCTCGGAGTAAGCAAAGCACTGGAGCAGACAGGAACTGCAGGTTATCTGGCTTCTTTTATTGTTAATTCTGTGGGAAGTTTCGGAAATATCGGCTATCTGGCTGCTATATATTTTTCAACGACTCTTTTGACTGAAATTATTACCAATAATGCCGCAGCAGCCCTGGTGTTTCCCATCGCCATGTCCCTTTCTGCACAGTTAGGACTCAGCCCTATGCCCTTTGCCATGGCTATTGCTGTTGCAGCCTCGGCCAGCTTTTCCACACCTTTAGGTTATCAGACAAATCTTATGGTTTACGGCCCGGGGGGATACAAGTTCAGTGACTTTTTAAAAATTGGCATTCCTCTGAATTTAACATACATGATTATTTCAGTAATACTAATACCGTTTATATGGAGCTTTTAA
- the cysQ gene encoding 3'(2'),5'-bisphosphate nucleotidase CysQ produces the protein MTNELMEEIIRVAVEAGERIMKIYEGDIRIEHKEDSSPLTEADRRSHEHIVSELKKITPEIPVLSEESADISWQKRKSWGEYWLVDPLDGTKEFIKKNGEFTVNIALIKENAPAAGVVVIPAQKLIYRADIKNGAFRRNYDGAETKLTADNNLNTDNLKIVGSRSHQSELMQTFVSNFENYEIVAAGSSLKFCLLAEGKADVYPRFGPTSEWDTAAGQCVLECAGGVVLDNAGNKLKYNTKDSVLNPYFIGMREYNETVLSWFKALNKVLNA, from the coding sequence ATGACAAATGAATTGATGGAAGAAATTATCCGGGTTGCAGTTGAAGCCGGCGAGAGAATTATGAAAATTTATGAAGGTGATATCCGGATTGAGCACAAGGAGGATTCCAGCCCTCTTACTGAGGCTGACAGGCGCTCTCACGAACATATTGTTTCAGAGCTTAAAAAGATAACACCTGAAATTCCGGTTTTATCTGAGGAATCTGCGGATATCAGCTGGCAAAAGAGAAAAAGCTGGGGTGAATACTGGCTTGTGGATCCTTTGGACGGCACAAAAGAATTTATAAAAAAGAACGGTGAATTTACCGTAAATATTGCTTTGATAAAAGAAAACGCCCCCGCTGCAGGTGTTGTGGTCATCCCTGCTCAAAAACTAATCTACCGGGCTGATATAAAGAACGGAGCTTTTAGAAGAAATTATGACGGGGCTGAAACAAAGCTGACGGCTGATAATAATCTAAATACAGATAATCTGAAAATCGTTGGCAGCAGGTCACATCAGAGTGAGCTTATGCAGACATTTGTTTCAAATTTTGAAAATTATGAGATTGTAGCTGCAGGGAGCTCTCTGAAATTCTGTCTCTTAGCCGAAGGCAAAGCCGATGTTTATCCGAGATTCGGTCCCACATCTGAATGGGATACAGCAGCCGGTCAATGCGTCTTGGAATGTGCCGGCGGAGTTGTACTCGATAATGCTGGCAACAAACTGAAATACAATACAAAAGATTCCGTGCTGAATCCTTATTTTATCGGAATGAGAGAATACAATGAAACTGTTTTAAGTTGGTTTAAGGCGTTAAATAAGGTACTTAATGCTTAG
- the cysD gene encoding sulfate adenylyltransferase subunit CysD codes for MSDYKLTHLKELEAESIHIIREAVAESENPVMLYSIGKDSSVMLHLALKAFYPGKPPFPLMHVDTTWKFKDMITFRDRRAEELGLDLIVHINEEGVKQNINPFIHGSKVHTDIMKTEALKQALDKYKFDAVFGGARRDEEKSRAKERVFSFRDEKHRWDPKNQRPELWNIYNCKIKKGESIRVFPLSNWTELDVWLYVYLENIPVVPLYLAKKRPVVERDGVWILVDDDRIPLGKNEKPQYEMVRFRTLGCYPLTGAVKSEAATLPEVIQEMLLTKVSERQGRVIDFDQAGSMEKKKIEGYF; via the coding sequence ATTTCAGATTACAAACTTACACATTTAAAAGAGCTTGAAGCCGAAAGTATCCACATCATACGGGAAGCGGTGGCTGAGTCCGAAAATCCCGTAATGCTGTATTCAATAGGAAAGGATTCATCCGTCATGCTGCATCTTGCCTTAAAAGCTTTTTATCCGGGCAAGCCGCCTTTTCCCCTTATGCATGTCGATACCACATGGAAATTTAAGGATATGATAACGTTTCGAGACCGAAGGGCTGAAGAGCTTGGGCTGGATTTGATAGTCCATATTAATGAGGAAGGTGTTAAACAGAATATCAACCCTTTCATACATGGCAGTAAAGTTCACACGGATATCATGAAAACGGAGGCTTTGAAACAAGCTCTGGATAAGTACAAATTTGATGCCGTTTTCGGCGGCGCCAGGAGGGATGAGGAAAAATCCAGGGCAAAAGAGCGTGTTTTCTCATTCAGAGATGAGAAGCACAGGTGGGATCCCAAAAATCAGCGCCCCGAACTCTGGAATATTTACAATTGTAAAATCAAAAAAGGTGAAAGTATAAGGGTATTTCCCCTATCCAACTGGACGGAGCTGGATGTATGGCTTTACGTTTATCTGGAAAATATACCGGTTGTGCCCCTGTATCTTGCCAAAAAACGTCCCGTGGTGGAAAGAGACGGAGTCTGGATTCTCGTGGATGATGACAGAATCCCCCTTGGGAAGAATGAAAAGCCACAGTACGAAATGGTAAGATTCAGGACACTCGGCTGCTATCCATTAACCGGTGCGGTTAAATCTGAAGCTGCAACGCTTCCCGAAGTTATTCAGGAGATGCTTTTGACAAAAGTTTCCGAACGCCAGGGCAGAGTGATCGACTTTGATCAGGCAGGCTCTATGGAAAAAAAGAAGATTGAAGGATACTTTTAG
- the cysN gene encoding sulfate adenylyltransferase subunit CysN — MSHQSDLIEKDIMAYLKEHEEKELLRFITCGSVDDGKSTLIGRLLHDSKLIFEDQLESIKKDSKYKGSSDDNLDLALIVDGLQAEREQGITIDVAYRYFSTKKRKFIIADTPGHEQYTRNMATGASNAELAVILMDASKGVLPQTKRHTFITRLLGIKYLLVAVNKMDLVDYSEDVFKQIQKDYMDLLSQIESGQEKPEVVFVPISALKGDNVVNLSDRTPWYEGVSLLHNLENIKVDANINLKDFRFPVQYVNRPHSSFRGYSGMVASGTIKAGERITVLPSRKESVVKEVVPAYHSESEKNDSLQTMEIAWPPMSITLTLEDELDISRGDMIVKSENIPDVSDSFYAMVIWMNENPLVKNRQYDIKRASTYTSGYVEEILYKVDVNTLQKKDADSLKLNEIGYCKINLTSQIAYDKYVDHKQTGSFIFIDRLTNVTSGAGLIKDKAESRNVVWHETNVSKEERIAIKGHSPCVLWFTGLSGAGKSTIAGAVESYLNQNGVHTYLLDGDNVRHGLNKDLGFSEADREENIRRIGEVAKLFLDAGVIVLTSFISPFRRDRDNVRNIVNDDEFVEVFVDTPLDICEKRDPKGLYKRARAGEIKEFTGVDSPYEEPHAPEIHLETKDLSVDKAVEKVIEHLKNAGIINL; from the coding sequence ATGAGTCACCAATCGGATTTGATAGAAAAAGATATCATGGCTTACTTGAAAGAGCATGAAGAGAAAGAGCTGTTAAGATTTATCACATGCGGCAGTGTGGATGACGGAAAAAGTACGCTGATTGGAAGGCTGCTGCACGATTCCAAACTTATTTTTGAGGATCAGCTGGAGTCCATAAAAAAGGACAGCAAATATAAAGGCTCTTCGGATGACAATCTGGATCTGGCATTAATTGTGGACGGCTTGCAGGCTGAAAGAGAACAGGGCATTACAATAGATGTTGCCTACAGGTACTTTTCCACAAAAAAAAGGAAATTTATCATAGCCGACACGCCGGGACACGAACAATATACGAGGAATATGGCGACCGGTGCCTCAAATGCCGAGCTTGCCGTTATCCTTATGGATGCATCCAAAGGGGTTTTGCCCCAGACGAAAAGACACACTTTCATAACCAGACTTCTCGGGATAAAATACCTTCTTGTAGCTGTGAACAAAATGGATCTTGTGGATTACAGCGAAGATGTTTTTAAGCAAATTCAGAAAGATTATATGGATTTACTTTCACAGATTGAAAGCGGCCAGGAAAAGCCGGAAGTTGTTTTTGTCCCCATTTCTGCCCTTAAAGGTGACAATGTCGTTAATCTCAGCGATAGGACACCGTGGTATGAGGGTGTAAGTCTATTGCACAATCTTGAGAATATAAAAGTTGACGCTAATATAAATTTGAAGGATTTCAGATTTCCCGTTCAGTATGTTAACAGACCGCATTCTTCTTTCCGTGGTTATTCTGGTATGGTGGCATCAGGAACAATAAAGGCAGGCGAAAGGATTACAGTTCTGCCTTCAAGGAAAGAATCTGTTGTTAAAGAAGTGGTTCCTGCCTATCACTCGGAAAGCGAAAAAAATGATTCACTGCAGACTATGGAAATAGCCTGGCCGCCGATGTCTATTACGCTTACTTTGGAAGACGAGCTGGATATCAGCAGGGGTGATATGATTGTCAAGTCTGAAAATATCCCCGATGTCAGTGATTCCTTCTATGCAATGGTCATATGGATGAATGAAAATCCTTTGGTGAAAAACAGGCAGTACGACATTAAAAGGGCTTCCACTTATACAAGCGGTTATGTTGAGGAAATATTGTACAAGGTCGATGTTAATACACTGCAAAAAAAGGATGCAGACTCACTAAAGCTTAATGAAATCGGATACTGTAAAATCAACCTCACTTCCCAGATTGCTTATGACAAATATGTGGACCATAAGCAGACGGGCAGTTTTATCTTCATAGACAGACTTACCAATGTAACCTCCGGCGCAGGTCTTATTAAAGATAAAGCGGAAAGCAGGAATGTCGTATGGCATGAAACCAATGTGAGCAAAGAGGAGCGCATTGCTATAAAGGGGCACAGTCCCTGCGTATTGTGGTTTACCGGCTTAAGCGGTGCAGGCAAGTCTACAATTGCAGGAGCGGTGGAATCTTACCTAAACCAAAACGGCGTGCATACCTATCTTCTGGATGGTGATAATGTCAGGCACGGATTAAACAAGGATCTGGGATTTTCAGAAGCCGACCGTGAGGAAAATATCAGAAGAATAGGCGAAGTTGCGAAACTGTTTTTGGATGCGGGCGTCATTGTACTCACGTCATTTATTTCCCCTTTCAGAAGAGACAGGGATAATGTGCGGAATATTGTGAATGATGATGAATTTGTGGAAGTTTTTGTGGATACGCCGCTGGACATTTGTGAGAAAAGGGATCCCAAAGGGCTTTACAAAAGAGCCAGAGCAGGTGAAATAAAGGAATTTACAGGTGTTGACTCCCCGTATGAAGAGCCGCATGCTCCGGAAATTCATCTGGAAACAAAAGATCTCAGCGTTGATAAAGCCGTGGAAAAAGTTATCGAACACCTCAAAAACGCCGGAATAATAAATCTTTAA